A genomic stretch from Arvicanthis niloticus isolate mArvNil1 chromosome 12, mArvNil1.pat.X, whole genome shotgun sequence includes:
- the Magef1 gene encoding LOW QUALITY PROTEIN: melanoma-associated antigen F1 (The sequence of the model RefSeq protein was modified relative to this genomic sequence to represent the inferred CDS: inserted 2 bases in 2 codons; deleted 1 base in 1 codon; substituted 2 bases at 2 genomic stop codons) gives MPGTACPKAWGRSLRVRQPCRLPPRASRKASPGPGCLPMPSDRTAAGSVLFLLVKDRKKGLIASSXTVKXVIGDLKGLHRKIISRAAEHXRYVFAFQLKQLHRKQHIYILTNRLKPLEGLEEDLGRDGPRLGPLVMIMGLIYMKGNSTVLGDAELVAGCFHXRIVCGYSKRLIVEGSVQQRRLSYSQVPHTRPSEYEFSCTPQSNLEITKMEEVGFVSRLQKSEPLYCPELRLHRATLHYGHPPLLVRVGGKVANEGLVGLVSTVFEL, from the exons ATGCCGGGCACCGCCTGCCCGAAGGCATGGGGCAGAAGCTTGAGAGTGCGACAGCCCTGCCGCCTCCCGCCGAGGGCGAGCCGGAAGGCGAGCCCAGGTCCTGGCTGCCTCCCAATGCCATCTGATAGGACCGCCGCCGGCTCAGTGCTGTTTCTGCTGGTGAAGGACAGGAAGAAGGGCCTCATCGCAAGCTCCTAGACGGTAA CAGTTATCGGAGACTTGAAGGGTCTGCACCGGAAGATCATCTCTAGGGCCGCAGAAC CGCGGTACGTTTTTGCTTTCCAGCTGAAACAGCTCCATCGCAAACAACACATTTACATCCTGACCAACAGGTTAAAACCTCTTGAGGGGttggaggaggatctgggaagagatgGCCCCAGATTAGGTCCCTTAGTAATGATCATGGGTCTTATCTACATGAAAGGTAATAGCACAGTTCTGGGAGATGCTGAGTTGGTTGCGGGATGCTTCCATTAAAGAATCGTCTGTGGGTATTCAAAAAGGCTTATTGTGGAAGGTTCTGTTCAGCAGCGACGCCTTAGTTACAGTCAGGTGCCTCACACCAGACCGTCGGAATATGAATTCTCTTGTACTCCCCAAAGCAACCTGGAA ATCACCAAGATGGAAGAAGTGGGGTTCGTGTCCAGGCTTCAGAAGAGTGAACCGCTGTATTGTCCGGAGCTGAGGCTACATAGGGCCACCCTCCACTATGGCCACCCTCCACTGCTGGTGAGGGTTGGGGGAAAGGTGGCCAATGAGGGCCTAGTGGGCTTGGTATCTACTGTCTTTGAGTTGTAA